The following are encoded together in the Streptomyces asoensis genome:
- a CDS encoding trypsin-like peptidase domain-containing protein, with translation MGWFRAMGTPGDAEAGSRVVSVRRPADGRTAGAAVVLGIDTVLTCAHVVNDALGRSLFETRTPRLDDVLVALDGPSRTTRYPARVVHWIAPRALDGGAVRDGDGEWLGDLAVLRIEAPLGSVPAPAPRRAMTPGQKVRAWHGSGHGATFADLEVAALDGPIGYLDGKSTGMAVGPGYSGGPLWSEEDGAVVGLVAAHFMPPCGPDGARLPPDPQHLIRRSWGIPWQRVEAELRPLGALGPDDACGPGARPGADGEGAESDDPAHGMLVTALRNALASPYTLGDTARQLAHECGLAPGSPVTPPTVEEFADFLVGHPRALPALVEILRPRDPRSADRVLVAGRLTDTPLLLAPREHRRLHQVLRRIDRPVLARFPEAVREATKRVAVPADADSLDLVLDRLETLPGDGHSDDGGPRVPALLRVVEYVAALCPQPRKADLRLWSDAVAVRLGIPPAALRERRSDAGDWARMLRGGSRRVRVLARVTRAGSGRHRLRVWCDEGTGPRQMTVDSSATYSASGAARELLRVLESLAPSVTDGARPLVEVLVDRGDLNLPVDEWAAQAPGEVVPGVLGVEFPLVVHCPELLRRHERFLPDWRERWRQLDSGETLVVSDPAQDPHQIYYELMGRLDTVRVSVDVPAGPRETIVEICLAVGIPVVVWDRGNGAGETSSPAAAAPSAPSPGSPSASSPGSSSAAVSSSAASTASPSSAPSSTPSHVVRHMAEVATRELPDGVRVYRANARGTRAPEFPGRPVLAWADADRTVPRLHLTEPQESP, from the coding sequence ATGGGCTGGTTCAGGGCCATGGGGACGCCCGGCGACGCGGAGGCGGGATCACGCGTGGTCTCCGTGCGCCGGCCGGCGGACGGCAGGACGGCGGGCGCGGCGGTCGTGCTCGGCATCGACACGGTCCTGACCTGTGCGCACGTGGTCAACGACGCCCTGGGCAGGTCGCTCTTCGAGACCCGGACACCGAGGCTGGACGACGTGCTCGTCGCGCTGGACGGGCCGTCGCGGACCACGCGGTACCCGGCGCGCGTGGTGCACTGGATCGCCCCGCGCGCCCTGGACGGCGGGGCGGTCCGGGACGGCGACGGCGAGTGGCTGGGCGATCTCGCGGTGCTCCGGATCGAGGCACCGCTCGGCAGCGTCCCCGCACCCGCTCCCCGCAGGGCCATGACGCCCGGGCAGAAGGTGCGGGCCTGGCACGGCAGCGGGCACGGCGCGACCTTCGCGGACCTGGAGGTCGCCGCGCTGGACGGCCCGATCGGCTACCTGGACGGCAAGAGCACCGGGATGGCCGTGGGCCCCGGCTACAGCGGGGGTCCCCTCTGGTCGGAGGAGGACGGGGCCGTCGTAGGACTCGTCGCCGCCCACTTCATGCCCCCGTGCGGTCCGGACGGGGCCCGTCTGCCGCCCGACCCGCAGCATCTGATCCGGCGCAGCTGGGGCATCCCCTGGCAGCGGGTCGAGGCGGAACTGCGTCCGCTCGGCGCCCTCGGCCCGGACGACGCGTGCGGTCCGGGAGCCCGGCCGGGCGCGGACGGCGAGGGCGCCGAGTCCGACGACCCCGCGCACGGCATGCTGGTCACGGCGCTCAGGAACGCCCTCGCGTCGCCGTACACGCTGGGCGACACCGCCCGTCAGCTCGCGCACGAGTGCGGGCTCGCGCCGGGCAGCCCGGTGACCCCGCCCACCGTCGAGGAGTTCGCGGACTTCCTGGTCGGCCATCCGCGCGCGCTGCCCGCGCTGGTGGAGATCCTGCGGCCCAGGGACCCGAGGTCCGCCGACCGGGTGCTGGTCGCCGGACGGCTCACGGACACCCCCCTGCTGCTCGCGCCGCGCGAACACCGGCGGCTGCACCAGGTGCTGCGCCGGATCGACAGGCCCGTCCTCGCACGGTTCCCCGAGGCGGTGCGCGAGGCGACGAAACGGGTCGCGGTACCGGCCGACGCGGACAGCCTGGACCTCGTCCTCGACCGCCTGGAGACCCTGCCCGGCGACGGCCACTCCGACGACGGCGGCCCCCGGGTCCCGGCGCTGCTGCGGGTCGTCGAGTACGTCGCCGCCCTGTGTCCGCAGCCCCGCAAGGCCGACCTGAGGCTGTGGTCGGACGCGGTGGCCGTACGGCTCGGCATCCCGCCGGCGGCGCTGCGCGAGCGGCGCTCCGACGCCGGGGACTGGGCCCGGATGCTGCGCGGCGGGTCGCGGCGGGTGCGGGTCCTGGCCCGGGTGACGCGGGCCGGGAGCGGGCGGCACCGGCTGCGCGTGTGGTGCGACGAGGGCACCGGGCCGCGGCAGATGACGGTCGACAGCTCGGCCACGTACTCGGCGTCGGGGGCGGCGCGCGAGCTGCTGCGCGTCCTGGAGTCCCTCGCGCCGTCGGTGACCGACGGGGCCAGGCCGCTGGTCGAGGTCCTCGTGGACCGCGGCGACCTCAACCTCCCGGTGGACGAATGGGCCGCGCAGGCGCCCGGCGAGGTCGTGCCGGGGGTGCTCGGGGTGGAGTTCCCGCTGGTGGTGCACTGCCCGGAACTGCTGCGCCGGCACGAGCGGTTCCTCCCGGACTGGCGCGAGCGGTGGAGGCAGCTCGACTCCGGGGAGACGCTGGTCGTGTCGGACCCGGCCCAGGACCCGCACCAGATCTACTACGAGCTCATGGGCCGACTGGACACCGTGCGCGTCTCCGTCGACGTCCCCGCGGGCCCGCGCGAGACCATCGTCGAGATCTGCCTGGCCGTGGGCATACCGGTGGTCGTGTGGGACCGCGGGAACGGCGCCGGCGAGACGTCGTCCCCGGCCGCGGCGGCCCCCTCCGCCCCCTCGCCGGGGTCGCCCTCGGCGTCCTCTCCGGGGTCCTCCTCGGCGGCGGTGTCATCCTCGGCGGCCTCCACCGCGTCTCCCTCTTCGGCCCCCTCCTCCACGCCGTCCCACGTCGTACGGCACATGGCGGAGGTCGCCACCCGTGAACTGCCCGACGGGGTCCGTGTCTACCGGGCCAACGCCAGGGGGACCCGCGCCCCCGAGTTCCCCGGCCGCCCGGTCCTCGCCTGGGCGGACGCCGACCGCACGGTGCCCCGGCTGCACCTGACCGAGCCCCAGGAGAGCCCATGA
- a CDS encoding helix-turn-helix domain-containing protein, translated as MPSRRAVTGRSQEPRRRFAEELRLLRGARGESLRRLGERLGWDPSTFGKMESGESLGSPEIVEALDQHYGTPGLLLTLWELALADPSQFREQYRRYMVLEAEAVSLWHYAVSTVHGLLQTPGYAREVLTLGGLVGTELNQQVEARTGRRKLLEGEDAPPFRAILSEAVLRTSLRDPREWRQQLEYLLAASERSAITLQVLPHSAGLYGLVSTDMMFLRLLDGSTVAYAENAHRGELIEETGAVERLLRRYDAMRDLAFSPADSRKFMMRMLEEVPCEPSI; from the coding sequence ATGCCGTCGCGACGAGCGGTCACCGGGCGGAGCCAGGAACCGCGCCGCCGGTTCGCCGAGGAGCTGCGGCTGCTGCGCGGCGCACGCGGGGAGAGCCTGCGCCGGCTCGGCGAGCGGCTCGGCTGGGACCCGTCCACCTTCGGCAAGATGGAGAGCGGCGAGTCACTGGGCAGCCCCGAGATCGTCGAGGCGCTCGACCAGCACTACGGCACGCCGGGCCTGCTGCTGACCCTGTGGGAACTGGCCCTGGCGGACCCGAGCCAGTTCCGCGAGCAGTACCGGCGGTACATGGTGCTGGAGGCGGAGGCGGTGAGCTTGTGGCATTACGCCGTGAGCACCGTCCATGGCCTGTTGCAGACCCCGGGTTACGCCCGTGAGGTGCTCACCTTGGGTGGGCTCGTGGGGACGGAACTGAACCAGCAGGTCGAAGCCCGCACCGGACGGCGGAAGTTGCTGGAAGGAGAGGACGCACCACCGTTCCGGGCCATCCTCTCCGAGGCGGTGCTGCGGACCTCCCTGCGGGACCCGCGGGAGTGGCGGCAACAACTGGAGTACCTGCTGGCGGCATCCGAGCGCTCGGCCATCACGCTCCAGGTACTGCCCCACAGCGCCGGCCTGTACGGGCTGGTCAGCACCGACATGATGTTCCTGCGGCTGCTGGACGGCAGCACGGTCGCGTACGCCGAGAACGCCCACCGGGGTGAACTCATCGAGGAAACAGGGGCAGTTGAGAGACTGCTGCGGCGCTACGATGCGATGCGTGACCTGGCGTTTTCCCCGGCCGATTCACGGAAGTTCATGATGCGGATGTTGGAGGAAGTGCCGTGCGAGCCATCGATCTGA
- a CDS encoding DUF397 domain-containing protein — MRAIDLSNVTWRKSSYSNPDGGACLEVAEGTPFVPVRDSKAPERGALVFDEAVWSVFVSSITMAAWPNR, encoded by the coding sequence GTGCGAGCCATCGATCTGAGCAACGTCACGTGGCGCAAGTCCAGCTACAGCAACCCGGATGGCGGCGCGTGCCTGGAGGTCGCCGAAGGCACCCCCTTCGTCCCCGTGCGGGACAGCAAGGCGCCCGAACGGGGGGCGCTGGTGTTCGACGAGGCGGTCTGGTCCGTGTTCGTCTCGTCGATCACAATGGCGGCGTGGCCGAACCGATGA
- a CDS encoding SAV_2336 N-terminal domain-related protein — protein MSGGSVSGGESRAGGTPGAGEAGARLAKALRVLRAVGHELDADQVLDVLWLARTLPAAAATALAPPSPAGRPEDTGPPAPGAGEPAPQPPAPDPGDPDLPDLTAPALHGSARPAPPPVPDIRLRQGGEPDRAMPVRIPENKALAAELALGRALRPLRRRHPSPHRLEIDEERTAAELAETRLSDVVQRPVQERWLHLVLLVDDGLSMLLWHRLGAELRTLLERLGAFATSRVLGLDTRSARQPRLHARPFRHDSTPVPLSAVSDPSGHTLVLVVSDGMGASWRSGALHRLLSQWASRGPTAVLHTLPPDLWEGSGIRAERWQATTRRIGGANTSWDITDPVLPAELAAFDGVPVPVLEPTAASLRGWAHLLASPGTTAPLSLLARPGPGAGGPSPGPGDAQHFRDAATPEAYRLAAHLAAVSPLTVPVMRLVQTAVPWRARTSHLAEVFLGGLMRPHPAPVPGPLPAKHQVFDFTDTSRLVLLDAVPQAELLRTSRSIGRRLEQLAGHSPDFPAWLAHPDGTARLPGSSRPFTRVERRLLTRFGVSFEREAQGLGAGRGANAESPDGWTSLLEDDPRRLGPYRLLRRRRLRRTVEYDAVDARGAHALVRTPRPDHPAGDALAAEAEALRRLGGQYAPALLSTGLGDRPPWLAVAPVGEGPQQPGAPRLAEIFNAAHAEGRAPFDKITALVVGWHLAGALALCHLHGIVLADLNAEHIHVLRRSVVLADLSDCAVDGGYAGTGPPPTPEDNVRALGELLQIVSSKAGWELPGRPEGMHLWQGDTWRQLRRRVLRCLSPDPAERPTAAEVADVLARYIAQSRVTRTVPPAAAVNALPTERVPLALPPAGPGAPSGPGLPGPLRPPRFGTARREAEARLARLRAPLSHGRRLTVVGAYHYSGRATTTMVLGSLLASVRGEPVLALDGAAHEGALGRFLTDRNPATVRDLAGLSADPSYDEVRALTTRLPSGLEVAAHPSGHANPNLVHAQAYEHVLARTEPFYSFVLTDWAPQRLDDSADAVLDLTDRLILCCGTADWFLTAARQVLERLRAARRWRLADEAIVVVTEVEGPSARRVPAGLATRVGVSVNQVVAVPYDRALSSSRFQERELSGLRTPTLNMFVDLAERVVRTRTH, from the coding sequence GTGAGCGGGGGTTCGGTGAGCGGGGGTGAGAGCCGGGCCGGGGGCACGCCCGGGGCCGGGGAGGCGGGCGCGCGGCTCGCGAAGGCCCTGCGGGTGCTGCGGGCCGTCGGACACGAACTGGACGCCGACCAGGTGCTCGACGTGCTGTGGCTGGCCCGGACGCTGCCCGCCGCAGCCGCCACCGCGCTCGCCCCGCCCTCCCCCGCCGGGCGACCGGAGGACACCGGACCGCCCGCGCCCGGAGCCGGTGAGCCCGCTCCGCAGCCGCCCGCACCGGACCCCGGCGACCCGGACCTGCCGGACCTCACCGCCCCCGCCCTCCACGGGTCGGCCCGCCCCGCGCCCCCGCCGGTGCCGGACATCCGGCTGCGCCAGGGCGGCGAGCCCGACCGGGCGATGCCCGTGCGGATCCCCGAGAACAAGGCCCTGGCGGCCGAACTGGCGCTGGGCCGCGCGCTGCGGCCGCTGCGCCGCCGCCACCCCAGCCCGCACCGCCTGGAGATCGACGAGGAACGCACCGCCGCCGAACTCGCCGAGACACGGCTGTCCGACGTGGTGCAACGGCCCGTGCAGGAGCGGTGGCTGCATCTGGTGCTGCTCGTCGACGACGGCCTGTCGATGCTGCTGTGGCACCGGCTCGGCGCCGAACTGCGCACCCTCCTCGAACGTCTCGGCGCCTTCGCCACCAGCCGCGTCCTGGGCCTCGACACCCGCAGCGCACGGCAGCCCCGGCTGCACGCGCGGCCCTTCCGGCACGACAGCACACCCGTGCCCCTCAGCGCCGTCAGCGACCCGTCCGGACACACCCTGGTCCTCGTCGTCAGCGACGGCATGGGCGCCTCCTGGCGCAGTGGCGCCCTGCACCGGCTGCTGTCGCAGTGGGCCTCCCGCGGACCCACCGCCGTCCTGCACACCCTGCCGCCCGACCTGTGGGAGGGGTCCGGCATCCGCGCCGAACGCTGGCAGGCCACCACCCGGCGCATCGGCGGCGCCAACACGTCCTGGGACATCACCGACCCGGTCCTCCCGGCCGAGCTCGCCGCCTTCGACGGCGTACCGGTGCCGGTCCTGGAACCGACGGCGGCCTCCCTGCGCGGCTGGGCCCACCTCCTCGCCTCCCCCGGCACCACGGCCCCGCTGTCCCTGCTTGCGCGGCCGGGGCCCGGCGCGGGCGGCCCCTCCCCGGGCCCGGGCGACGCCCAGCACTTCCGCGACGCCGCCACCCCGGAGGCGTACCGGCTCGCGGCGCACCTCGCGGCCGTGTCGCCGCTGACCGTGCCGGTCATGCGGCTCGTGCAGACGGCCGTCCCGTGGCGGGCGCGGACCTCCCACCTCGCGGAGGTCTTCCTCGGCGGGCTGATGCGGCCGCACCCGGCGCCGGTGCCGGGTCCGCTGCCCGCCAAGCACCAGGTCTTCGACTTCACCGACACCTCCCGGCTGGTGCTCCTGGACGCCGTCCCGCAGGCCGAGCTGCTCAGGACCAGCCGGAGCATCGGACGCCGTCTGGAACAGCTCGCCGGGCACTCGCCGGACTTCCCCGCCTGGCTCGCCCACCCGGACGGCACGGCCCGCCTCCCGGGCAGCAGCCGCCCGTTCACCCGTGTCGAACGGCGGCTGCTCACCCGCTTCGGGGTGTCCTTCGAACGCGAGGCCCAGGGGCTGGGGGCGGGGCGCGGCGCGAACGCCGAATCGCCGGACGGCTGGACCTCGCTGCTGGAGGACGACCCCCGGCGCCTCGGACCGTACCGGCTGCTGCGGCGCCGGCGGCTGCGGCGGACCGTGGAGTACGACGCCGTCGACGCGCGGGGCGCGCACGCCCTGGTCCGCACCCCGCGCCCCGACCACCCGGCCGGGGACGCCCTCGCGGCCGAGGCGGAGGCGCTGCGCCGGCTGGGCGGCCAGTACGCCCCCGCGCTGCTCTCCACCGGGCTCGGGGACCGGCCGCCCTGGCTGGCGGTCGCCCCGGTCGGCGAGGGCCCGCAGCAGCCCGGCGCGCCCCGGCTCGCGGAGATCTTCAACGCAGCCCACGCGGAGGGCCGCGCCCCCTTCGACAAGATCACCGCGCTGGTCGTCGGCTGGCACCTCGCCGGCGCACTGGCCCTGTGCCACCTGCACGGGATCGTCCTCGCGGACCTCAACGCCGAGCACATCCACGTGCTGCGCAGGTCGGTCGTCCTCGCGGACCTCTCCGACTGCGCCGTGGACGGCGGTTACGCGGGGACGGGACCGCCGCCGACCCCCGAGGACAACGTGCGCGCGCTGGGCGAGCTGCTCCAGATCGTCAGCAGCAAGGCGGGCTGGGAGCTGCCGGGCCGCCCCGAGGGCATGCACCTGTGGCAGGGCGACACCTGGCGGCAGCTGCGGCGGCGCGTCCTGCGGTGCCTGTCACCGGACCCGGCCGAGCGGCCCACCGCCGCCGAGGTCGCCGACGTGCTGGCCCGCTACATCGCCCAGTCCCGGGTCACCCGCACCGTCCCCCCGGCCGCCGCGGTCAACGCCCTGCCCACCGAACGCGTCCCGCTCGCCCTGCCGCCGGCCGGACCCGGAGCGCCGTCGGGCCCCGGTCTGCCCGGGCCCCTGCGGCCGCCGCGCTTCGGCACCGCCCGCCGCGAGGCGGAGGCCCGGCTGGCCCGGCTGCGGGCGCCGCTGAGCCACGGCAGGCGCCTCACGGTCGTCGGCGCCTACCACTACAGCGGGCGGGCCACCACGACCATGGTGCTCGGTTCGCTGCTCGCCTCGGTCCGCGGCGAACCCGTCCTCGCGCTCGACGGCGCCGCCCACGAGGGGGCCCTGGGACGCTTCCTGACGGACCGCAACCCGGCCACCGTGCGCGACCTCGCGGGACTCTCCGCCGATCCGTCCTACGACGAGGTCCGCGCCCTCACCACCCGGCTGCCGTCCGGGCTGGAGGTGGCCGCGCACCCGTCCGGTCACGCGAACCCCAACCTGGTGCACGCCCAGGCCTACGAACACGTGCTGGCCCGGACGGAGCCGTTCTACTCCTTCGTGCTCACCGACTGGGCCCCGCAGCGGCTCGACGACTCGGCGGACGCCGTACTGGACCTGACCGACCGGCTGATCCTGTGCTGCGGCACCGCCGACTGGTTCCTCACCGCCGCCCGCCAGGTCCTGGAGCGGCTGCGCGCCGCCCGCCGCTGGCGGCTGGCCGACGAGGCGATCGTCGTCGTCACCGAGGTCGAGGGGCCGTCCGCCCGGCGGGTGCCGGCCGGTCTGGCGACCCGTGTCGGGGTGAGCGTGAACCAGGTGGTCGCGGTCCCCTACGACCGGGCGCTGAGCTCCTCGCGTTTCCAGGAGCGGGAGTTGAGCGGGCTGCGGACGCCGACCCTGAACATGTTCGTCGACCTCGCGGAGCGGGTCGTGCGGACCCGGACGCACTGA
- a CDS encoding CU044_2847 family protein yields MSAVTELDDGTPVRFVLTPAAPVPDGSADLPEGMGRAVPVATGGAAVASFAAGALRNALRPLGPLLQEVHDVVSAVPDPPAELSVTFGVQIGQDLKLGIVGGSGQAHLTVTAGWRPAPGTE; encoded by the coding sequence ATGAGCGCGGTGACCGAGTTGGACGACGGCACGCCCGTCAGGTTCGTCCTGACGCCCGCCGCCCCCGTTCCGGACGGCAGTGCCGACCTCCCCGAGGGCATGGGCAGAGCAGTCCCCGTGGCCACCGGCGGCGCCGCCGTGGCCAGCTTCGCGGCGGGGGCGCTGCGCAACGCGCTCAGACCGCTCGGGCCGCTGCTGCAAGAGGTGCACGACGTCGTCTCGGCCGTGCCGGACCCGCCGGCCGAGCTGAGCGTCACCTTCGGCGTGCAGATCGGGCAGGACCTGAAGCTCGGGATCGTGGGCGGGAGCGGTCAGGCGCACCTCACGGTGACCGCCGGCTGGAGACCGGCCCCCGGCACGGAGTGA
- a CDS encoding AAA family ATPase, with translation MTSAQDPEAGAGWRLFRGDGVPRAVALPSAPPWRRFSPTPAVRPELPYLIEPQHADVVNAALHLRRPLLVTGPAGTGKSSLARAVAHELRLGELLRWSINSRSTVREALYQYDAIGRLRETTLSRDRGEREPSIGTFIRLGALGTALVPSATPRALLIDEMDKGDVDLPNDLLTVFEEGYFDIPELTRLPEDMAEVEVQTADHRGTVTVRRGRVQCAEFPVAVITSNGERDFPPAFLRRCVRLDLPVPDEARLRAIVSAHLGEEALREADDLIDAFLRRRAPGELATDQLLNAVFLRTGGVDLDAEGLLDAVLHQLTGAM, from the coding sequence ATGACCTCCGCACAGGACCCCGAGGCGGGCGCCGGCTGGCGCCTCTTCCGCGGTGACGGTGTCCCGCGGGCCGTCGCCCTGCCCTCGGCACCGCCGTGGCGCCGCTTCAGCCCGACACCGGCCGTCCGCCCCGAACTGCCCTACCTGATCGAGCCGCAGCACGCCGACGTGGTCAACGCCGCACTGCATCTGCGCCGCCCGCTGCTGGTCACCGGCCCGGCCGGCACCGGCAAGTCCTCGCTGGCCCGTGCCGTGGCGCACGAACTGCGGCTCGGCGAACTGCTGCGCTGGTCCATCAACAGCCGGTCGACCGTGCGCGAGGCGCTCTACCAGTACGACGCGATCGGACGGCTGCGCGAGACCACCCTCAGCCGGGACCGGGGCGAACGCGAGCCGTCCATAGGGACGTTCATCCGGCTCGGCGCGCTCGGCACCGCGCTGGTGCCCTCCGCGACCCCCCGCGCCCTGCTCATCGACGAGATGGACAAGGGCGACGTCGACCTGCCCAACGACCTGCTCACCGTGTTCGAGGAGGGGTACTTCGACATCCCCGAACTGACCCGGCTGCCCGAGGACATGGCCGAGGTCGAGGTGCAGACCGCCGATCACCGGGGCACGGTGACCGTGCGCCGGGGCCGGGTCCAGTGCGCCGAGTTCCCGGTGGCCGTCATCACCAGCAACGGTGAACGCGACTTCCCGCCCGCCTTCCTGCGCCGCTGCGTCCGGCTCGACCTGCCGGTGCCCGACGAGGCACGGCTGCGGGCCATCGTCAGCGCGCACCTCGGCGAGGAGGCGCTGCGCGAGGCCGACGACCTGATCGACGCGTTCCTGCGCCGCCGGGCGCCCGGCGAACTCGCCACCGACCAGCTGCTCAACGCCGTGTTCCTGCGCACCGGAGGGGTCGACCTCGACGCGGAGGGCCTCCTGGACGCCGTACTGCACCAGCTCACCGGCGCGATGTGA